The following proteins are encoded in a genomic region of Allorhizobium pseudoryzae:
- a CDS encoding transglutaminase-like cysteine peptidase, giving the protein MIKKLLTASAAFAMLVSSVTPSSAFGPAGLASPLKDHLDHIQVAQPVLAPFGFVSYCVQNQEDCKPSAGPETVEWSYRMMRELRQVNYRINKSIVPVNDDDGSDQWQASAASGDCEDYVLTKRKELINKGWPAKAMRIAVAYTPDNIGHAVLVVRTTKGDLVLDNRTNSIVSWRETDLRWVMLQSGENPLFWNSVAA; this is encoded by the coding sequence ATGATCAAGAAGCTGCTCACTGCAAGCGCCGCATTTGCCATGCTGGTATCGAGCGTAACGCCGTCTTCGGCTTTCGGTCCGGCGGGTCTTGCCTCGCCCTTGAAGGACCATCTCGACCACATTCAGGTGGCACAGCCGGTACTTGCCCCCTTTGGCTTCGTCTCGTACTGCGTTCAAAATCAGGAAGACTGCAAGCCGTCGGCCGGTCCAGAGACCGTCGAATGGAGCTACCGCATGATGCGTGAGTTGCGCCAGGTCAATTACCGGATCAACAAATCAATTGTGCCCGTCAACGACGATGATGGTTCGGATCAGTGGCAGGCCAGTGCCGCAAGCGGTGACTGCGAAGACTACGTTCTGACCAAGCGCAAAGAGCTGATCAACAAGGGCTGGCCGGCCAAGGCGATGCGTATTGCCGTTGCTTACACCCCCGACAATATTGGTCACGCGGTCCTTGTTGTTCGCACCACGAAGGGCGATCTCGTTCTCGACAATCGCACCAACAGCATTGTCAGCTGGCGCGAAACGGATCTGCGCTGGGTGATGCTGCAGTCTGGTGAAAACCCGCTCTTCTGGAACAGCGTGGCTGCCTGA
- a CDS encoding metallophosphoesterase family protein, giving the protein MISKAIGSLFGRRKRALSVSTRRRLNLGATFPSYPIYAIGDVHGCLDLLQDAEERILLDMERRQEKGLVVLLGDYVDRGPNSAGVLAHLIAPNALGLRRLALCGNHDDVFSSLLDHPETINDWLAFGGRETLMSYGIDVQQLQDRGRRGVSELSSIIADAVPERHIDFLKSLPVSLQIGPYLFVHAGIRPGVDVRLQEDRDLMWIREPFLTAGSGLDLTVIHGHTPSPEPSVGPARIGIDTQAYSTGRLTVLRVDKESASVLG; this is encoded by the coding sequence ATGATTTCGAAAGCAATTGGTTCGCTGTTTGGCAGACGAAAGCGCGCTCTCAGCGTTTCAACGCGGCGTAGGCTTAATTTAGGTGCGACCTTTCCCTCTTATCCGATTTACGCGATTGGCGATGTGCACGGATGCCTGGATCTTCTGCAAGACGCAGAAGAGCGCATCCTCCTCGATATGGAGCGTCGCCAGGAGAAGGGCCTTGTTGTCCTGCTGGGGGACTACGTTGACCGCGGACCGAACTCAGCCGGGGTCCTGGCCCACCTGATCGCACCGAATGCGCTTGGCCTGAGGCGATTGGCGTTGTGTGGCAATCATGATGACGTCTTCTCGTCACTTCTTGATCACCCTGAAACCATCAATGACTGGCTTGCGTTTGGGGGACGAGAGACGTTGATGTCCTATGGCATTGACGTTCAGCAACTGCAAGACAGAGGCCGCCGCGGCGTCTCGGAACTCAGTTCCATCATTGCCGATGCCGTCCCGGAACGCCACATTGATTTCTTGAAATCCCTTCCCGTCAGCCTGCAGATTGGCCCATATTTGTTTGTTCACGCGGGCATCCGACCAGGTGTAGACGTAAGATTGCAGGAAGATCGTGATCTCATGTGGATCCGGGAGCCCTTTTTGACAGCGGGCTCTGGACTGGATCTGACCGTCATTCATGGTCATACGCCTTCGCCGGAACCATCGGTTGGACCGGCAAGGATCGGCATTGATACACAGGCCTACTCAACAGGAAGGCTGACGGTACTGCGCGTAGACAAAGAAAGCGCATCTGTGCTGGGTTGA
- a CDS encoding endonuclease/exonuclease/phosphatase family protein, whose product MQATVSCALRSLLTVLIAVAGFRFIATPWILSFFYSFQFHIAVLIIAGSLVAVWLERGLVPIFQLSIGLVLLVHVLVTEKSVAHPTDTNGQARETITLLSFNVLASNAAGAEEIIDEIRRSGADVVYLLESVALKDRLAELDGIFPYRLGCGIRTRTCDLVVLSRFPVQDPTYASLSDLRQDRYVEFSADVAGKAVVFAAVHLSKPYFDDYHTEELEQVAHRLATKKAEVVLGGDFNSGTVAPDMISFLQTTGLRKAPHEPATWPVELGPAGIAIDHIYTSAALPIQSVRSVTNYGSNHFGLLARIGVRLPKSGS is encoded by the coding sequence ATGCAAGCAACTGTTTCTTGTGCACTTCGCTCGCTTTTGACGGTTTTGATCGCCGTCGCTGGTTTCCGATTTATTGCGACGCCGTGGATTTTATCGTTTTTCTATAGTTTTCAGTTTCACATCGCCGTTTTGATTATTGCCGGCAGTCTAGTCGCCGTCTGGCTTGAACGAGGACTGGTGCCTATCTTCCAGCTTTCAATCGGTCTTGTGCTTCTGGTCCACGTGCTCGTCACAGAAAAAAGTGTCGCCCATCCGACCGATACCAACGGTCAGGCGAGGGAAACGATCACACTTCTCTCCTTCAACGTCCTCGCCAGCAACGCCGCCGGCGCCGAGGAGATCATTGACGAAATCAGACGCTCAGGTGCCGATGTCGTCTATCTGCTCGAAAGCGTTGCGCTGAAAGACAGACTTGCCGAACTGGACGGAATATTTCCCTATCGCCTTGGGTGCGGCATCCGGACACGCACTTGCGATCTGGTTGTACTGTCGCGGTTTCCGGTTCAGGATCCGACCTATGCAAGCCTCTCGGATCTGCGCCAGGACCGCTACGTCGAGTTTTCTGCCGACGTCGCGGGTAAGGCAGTCGTGTTTGCGGCAGTGCACCTGTCCAAGCCGTATTTCGATGATTATCACACCGAAGAGCTTGAGCAGGTCGCGCACAGGCTGGCGACGAAGAAGGCGGAAGTCGTCCTCGGCGGAGATTTCAATTCGGGGACAGTGGCGCCGGACATGATCTCGTTTCTGCAGACAACGGGTCTTCGAAAAGCGCCACACGAACCAGCCACCTGGCCTGTGGAACTTGGCCCCGCGGGGATTGCAATTGATCACATTTACACGTCGGCAGCGCTGCCGATACAGTCAGTCAGGAGCGTTACCAATTATGGCTCCAACCATTTCGGTCTTCTTGCCAGGATTGGTGTGCGACTACCGAAATCGGGATCGTAA
- a CDS encoding polysaccharide biosynthesis tyrosine autokinase, producing MNDEEVQVGQLDLDKLIAAARRQWRVVALCVFVAIICGVTYLVTAVPRYTASTSILIDRGNSGVVQQLSSFGGMIDDEASVLSQVELLMSEAIGLAAVDKLRLADNAEFMASGQSILAPVRGAVQTLLQTVGISSGASEQLMDPQEKARRSALGILLDGLTVSRVGRSYVLEASFTSTSPRLSASVISAVAEAYLNDKLNAKYDATRRAGNWLQERIEELRQQSLASDMAVQRFRAENGLVQAGGKLVSDQQLAELNSALIVARADTARAQARYDRIQEIIASGQSDALVTDALDSSVINTLREKYLDASKREAEIAKRLGSDHIQAIRLRQEMAEYQRLMFGELRRIAESYQSELEVARSRERNITEGVAKATDVSVVANETQVQLRELERTAETYKNLYQTFLTRYQEATQGQSFPVTEARVISQAVPPTLPSSPKKALVLALSIILGGAMGTGIGAFREFRDRFFRTGEQIRDVLGLEFLGAIPLVKAITVAKKNTVAKTEIDFRRSISRQVVDHPLSSFAEALRAARIAIDVRVSKKGKIVGVVSTLPSEGKSTVSVNLAQILAQGGKTLLIDADLRNPGATRSIAQHAEAGLLEVLLEGKSYRDVLLHDETTGLDLLPAVVRRRVTHSADLLSSVKMSELLHLAMQDYDYVLLDLPPVGPVVDARAVARKIDGFVVVVEWGKTARKVVRDTLLADPLIAERSLGVVLNKVDTERMKFYRDYGSSEYYQGRYSSYYVDDRT from the coding sequence ATGAACGATGAGGAAGTGCAGGTCGGTCAGCTTGATCTCGACAAACTGATTGCAGCAGCGCGCCGTCAATGGCGCGTTGTTGCGTTGTGTGTATTTGTTGCGATTATTTGTGGCGTAACCTATCTCGTTACCGCTGTTCCTCGGTATACCGCATCAACCAGCATTCTGATCGATCGCGGAAACAGCGGAGTTGTCCAACAGCTCTCTTCATTCGGAGGGATGATCGACGACGAAGCATCAGTGCTCAGCCAGGTTGAGCTCCTGATGTCTGAAGCTATTGGACTGGCAGCGGTAGATAAGCTGCGTCTCGCCGACAATGCGGAGTTCATGGCGTCCGGACAATCCATCTTGGCTCCGGTTCGTGGGGCGGTTCAGACCCTCTTGCAGACCGTTGGCATATCGAGTGGTGCCTCTGAGCAGCTGATGGATCCACAAGAAAAGGCGCGCCGCTCAGCCCTCGGGATCCTCCTGGACGGACTGACCGTCAGCCGTGTGGGGCGATCTTATGTCCTTGAGGCGTCATTTACGTCGACATCCCCGCGTTTGTCCGCGTCCGTAATATCCGCTGTGGCCGAAGCCTATCTCAATGACAAACTAAACGCCAAATATGACGCCACCCGCCGTGCGGGCAATTGGCTGCAGGAGCGGATCGAAGAATTGCGGCAGCAATCGCTGGCGTCCGACATGGCCGTCCAGCGCTTCCGTGCCGAAAACGGCCTTGTTCAAGCAGGTGGAAAGCTTGTTTCAGACCAACAACTCGCGGAACTGAACAGTGCCCTGATTGTGGCGCGCGCCGATACCGCGCGGGCCCAGGCCCGCTATGACCGGATCCAGGAAATCATCGCTTCCGGCCAAAGTGATGCGCTCGTCACGGATGCCTTGGACAGTTCCGTTATCAATACGCTTCGAGAAAAATATCTCGACGCATCAAAGCGTGAAGCCGAAATCGCTAAGCGCCTCGGAAGCGATCATATTCAGGCTATCCGTTTGCGCCAGGAAATGGCCGAATATCAGCGTCTGATGTTCGGCGAACTGCGCCGTATCGCGGAAAGCTATCAAAGCGAGCTTGAAGTGGCGCGCTCGCGGGAGCGTAACATCACAGAAGGCGTCGCGAAGGCGACCGATGTGAGCGTCGTTGCAAATGAAACGCAAGTTCAGCTGCGCGAACTCGAGCGAACGGCGGAGACCTATAAAAATCTCTATCAGACATTCCTGACACGCTACCAGGAAGCCACCCAGGGCCAATCGTTCCCTGTCACGGAAGCCCGTGTGATATCGCAAGCCGTCCCCCCTACCCTGCCAAGCAGCCCGAAAAAGGCACTTGTATTGGCGCTCTCCATCATTCTTGGCGGCGCAATGGGGACCGGCATCGGCGCCTTCCGTGAGTTTCGCGACCGCTTCTTCAGGACCGGTGAGCAGATCAGAGACGTGCTGGGGCTTGAATTCCTCGGAGCAATTCCGCTGGTTAAAGCAATTACGGTCGCAAAGAAAAACACCGTAGCCAAGACCGAAATCGATTTCCGTCGTAGTATCTCAAGGCAGGTCGTTGATCATCCGCTGTCGTCTTTCGCAGAAGCGTTGCGTGCAGCGCGCATTGCCATAGACGTTCGGGTATCGAAGAAGGGCAAGATCGTCGGTGTCGTATCCACGCTGCCTAGCGAGGGCAAATCAACCGTTTCTGTCAATCTCGCGCAGATCCTTGCCCAAGGCGGCAAGACCCTTCTCATTGATGCCGACTTGCGCAACCCTGGTGCGACCCGGTCAATCGCGCAACATGCCGAAGCCGGTTTGCTCGAAGTCCTTCTGGAGGGTAAAAGCTACAGGGATGTCCTTCTGCACGACGAGACAACGGGTCTCGATCTCCTGCCGGCCGTTGTTCGGCGGCGTGTGACGCATTCGGCTGATTTGCTGTCATCAGTGAAGATGTCCGAGCTTCTTCATCTGGCAATGCAAGACTATGACTACGTCCTGCTGGATCTTCCGCCTGTTGGGCCCGTTGTTGACGCTCGCGCGGTCGCGCGCAAAATAGATGGTTTTGTGGTGGTCGTTGAATGGGGTAAAACGGCACGGAAGGTCGTGCGCGATACCTTGCTGGCTGATCCTCTGATCGCGGAAAGAAGCCTCGGTGTGGTATTGAATAAGGTCGATACCGAACGCATGAAGTTCTATCGGGATTACGGCTCCTCGGAGTACTACCAGGGCCGTTATAGCAGCTACTACGTCGATGATCGGACGTAA
- a CDS encoding sugar transferase: protein MAGFEMSLFTDHSAAHDLIVAPIKNDRGSNLPGQKVLSSPLAARSLVKRAFDVTFSLVVLVLLLPVMLMIAAAIKFDSRGPVFFKQVRWGKDQKPIQVYKFRSMRTDLCDITGVTQTVEGDPRITRLGSFLRKSSLDELPQFINVLKGDMSVVGPRCHAIGMFAAGVPYEDLVANYHERHQVRPGITGLAQVRGWRGPTVDPVHAKARVACDLYYIENYSFFLDLQIIAATIRSELTGGTGL, encoded by the coding sequence GTGGCTGGGTTTGAAATGAGCCTCTTTACTGACCATAGTGCTGCCCATGATTTAATCGTAGCGCCTATAAAAAACGACAGAGGCAGCAATCTCCCTGGCCAGAAAGTGTTGTCGTCCCCGCTGGCGGCGCGTTCTTTAGTGAAACGCGCATTTGATGTGACGTTTTCACTGGTTGTTCTTGTCTTGCTTTTGCCTGTCATGCTCATGATCGCCGCTGCCATCAAGTTTGACAGCCGCGGCCCTGTCTTCTTCAAGCAGGTCAGGTGGGGCAAGGATCAAAAGCCGATCCAGGTCTACAAATTCCGATCGATGCGCACAGATCTGTGCGACATCACCGGGGTCACACAGACTGTCGAAGGAGACCCTCGGATTACCCGCCTTGGTAGTTTTCTGCGCAAAAGCAGTCTCGATGAGCTGCCTCAATTCATTAACGTGCTGAAGGGCGACATGTCGGTTGTCGGCCCCCGCTGCCATGCGATTGGCATGTTTGCTGCTGGCGTTCCGTACGAGGACCTGGTTGCCAACTATCACGAGCGTCATCAGGTGCGCCCAGGGATTACGGGCCTTGCCCAGGTGCGTGGTTGGCGCGGTCCCACAGTAGATCCGGTGCATGCAAAGGCGCGCGTCGCGTGCGATCTCTATTACATCGAAAACTACAGCTTCTTCCTTGACCTGCAGATCATTGCAGCCACCATCCGCAGCGAGCTGACAGGCGGGACAGGGTTGTGA
- a CDS encoding UDP-glucose dehydrogenase family protein, with product MRITMIGAGYVGLVSGVCFADFGHEVTCVDNVADKVEALRNGVIPIYEPGLDDLVKSNVKAGRLTFTTDLAAAVADADVVFIAVGTPSRRGDGHADLSFVYAAAKEIAHAMTGFTVIVTKSTVPVGTGDEVERIIRTERPDADFAVVSNPEFLREGAAISDFKRPDRIVIGSEDERATEVMREVYRPLYLNSAPLFFCDRRTSELIKYAGNAFLAMKITFINEMADLCEKVGADVQKVAKGIGMDKRIGDKFLHAGPGYGGSCFPKDTMALVKTAQDHDSPVRLIETTVAVNDTRKRAMARKVMAACDGSVRDKKIAILGLTFKPNTDDMRDAPSISIIQALQDHGAKIHAYDPEGMEIARGMLSGVEFGTDPYKIAEGADALVLVTEWDAFRALDFRRLKQIMAQPVLVDLRNVYPAEEVTRHGVAYFGVGRQVAAVFEVDVQVPKT from the coding sequence GTGCGTATCACAATGATTGGTGCCGGCTACGTGGGTCTGGTTTCCGGCGTTTGCTTTGCCGATTTCGGCCATGAGGTGACCTGTGTCGACAATGTTGCCGACAAGGTCGAGGCTCTGCGCAACGGCGTCATTCCCATCTACGAGCCGGGTCTCGACGACCTGGTGAAGTCGAACGTCAAGGCAGGCCGGCTCACCTTCACGACGGATCTCGCTGCGGCAGTCGCCGATGCAGACGTCGTCTTCATTGCCGTCGGCACGCCGTCGCGCCGCGGCGACGGCCATGCGGACCTTTCCTTCGTCTACGCCGCGGCGAAAGAGATCGCCCATGCAATGACCGGCTTTACCGTCATCGTCACCAAGTCGACGGTTCCCGTCGGCACCGGCGATGAGGTGGAGCGGATCATCCGCACCGAGCGGCCGGATGCGGATTTCGCCGTCGTCTCCAACCCGGAATTCCTGCGCGAAGGGGCTGCCATCTCCGACTTCAAGCGCCCGGACCGTATCGTCATCGGTTCCGAGGACGAGCGCGCCACCGAGGTGATGCGCGAGGTCTATCGGCCGCTCTATCTCAACTCTGCACCGCTGTTCTTCTGCGACCGTCGCACCTCGGAACTCATCAAATATGCCGGCAACGCATTTCTCGCGATGAAGATCACCTTCATCAACGAGATGGCGGATCTGTGCGAAAAGGTCGGCGCCGACGTGCAGAAGGTTGCCAAGGGCATCGGCATGGACAAGCGCATCGGCGACAAGTTTCTGCATGCCGGCCCCGGCTATGGCGGCTCGTGTTTCCCGAAGGACACGATGGCGCTGGTGAAAACCGCGCAGGATCACGACAGTCCGGTGCGCCTCATCGAAACGACGGTAGCGGTCAACGATACCCGCAAGCGCGCCATGGCCCGCAAGGTGATGGCCGCCTGCGACGGCAGTGTGCGCGACAAGAAGATCGCCATCCTCGGCCTCACCTTCAAGCCGAACACCGACGACATGCGTGATGCACCGTCGATCTCGATCATCCAGGCACTGCAGGATCACGGCGCGAAGATCCATGCCTATGACCCGGAGGGTATGGAGATTGCCCGCGGCATGCTGTCGGGCGTCGAATTCGGCACGGATCCCTACAAGATCGCCGAGGGTGCCGATGCGCTGGTGCTGGTGACGGAATGGGATGCGTTTCGCGCGCTCGACTTCCGACGTCTCAAGCAGATCATGGCGCAGCCGGTGCTGGTCGATCTGCGCAACGTCTATCCCGCCGAGGAAGTCACCCGCCACGGCGTCGCTTATTTCGGTGTGGGGCGACAGGTCGCGGCAGTCTTTGAAGTTGACGTTCAGGTGCCTAAGACGTAA
- a CDS encoding polysaccharide biosynthesis/export family protein — translation MKVSAKGALSVLTIALLSGCTSLPRSGPDQHAVEGDATVKVESVDRKVGIDYALVDINKSVLAYADDTTSSSLSGSFGGGRGGPPQIVLGVGDVVQVSIFESQSGGLFIPADAGSRPGNYISLPKQTIDRQGNFTVPYAGKIRAANRPVDEVQLEIASRLANRAIEPQVVISIDESRSMEASVLGDVKEPKKIQLSPAGERILDLISEAGGLSSPGAESTITLQRRGRSVTVPYDTVSGRPVENIFAQPGDTLIVNRDRRTFLAFGVTGESGRYDFEDSDLTLGEALAKAGGLLDDKAEPRAVLVYRTVSKEFLHKIGVDTRGFVNKDVPVIFRANLRDPAGFFMAQKFPMQNKDIIYVSTSDSVELLKFLTILNSATSSVSNIADTRRSVRAD, via the coding sequence ATGAAAGTTTCAGCTAAGGGCGCGTTGTCTGTATTGACGATCGCGTTGCTTTCGGGTTGCACGTCGTTGCCGCGGTCTGGTCCGGATCAGCATGCCGTTGAAGGCGACGCAACCGTCAAGGTCGAAAGCGTTGATCGCAAGGTCGGGATCGATTACGCGCTCGTTGATATCAACAAGTCAGTCCTGGCTTATGCCGACGATACGACGTCATCGAGCCTGAGCGGCAGCTTTGGTGGTGGCCGCGGCGGTCCCCCGCAGATCGTGCTGGGCGTCGGTGATGTCGTGCAGGTGTCAATCTTCGAATCGCAATCCGGCGGCTTGTTTATCCCGGCGGATGCCGGTTCGCGTCCCGGCAACTATATCAGTCTGCCGAAGCAGACCATTGACCGCCAGGGTAATTTCACGGTTCCCTATGCAGGAAAGATCCGGGCTGCCAATCGCCCCGTTGATGAAGTGCAATTGGAAATCGCCTCGCGTCTTGCCAACCGCGCGATCGAGCCACAGGTTGTGATCTCGATCGACGAGAGCCGATCCATGGAAGCCTCGGTGCTTGGCGATGTCAAGGAGCCGAAAAAGATCCAGCTGAGCCCGGCAGGTGAGCGTATCCTGGACCTGATCTCCGAGGCGGGCGGTTTGAGTTCGCCGGGCGCTGAATCGACAATCACCCTTCAAAGACGTGGCCGCTCAGTGACGGTGCCGTATGATACGGTTTCCGGACGGCCGGTTGAGAATATTTTCGCACAGCCGGGTGACACGCTGATCGTCAACCGCGATCGCAGAACCTTCCTTGCCTTCGGCGTGACCGGTGAAAGCGGCCGCTACGATTTCGAAGATTCCGATCTGACGCTTGGCGAAGCGCTGGCCAAGGCAGGCGGACTGTTGGACGACAAGGCAGAACCAAGAGCTGTCCTGGTTTACCGCACCGTCAGCAAGGAGTTTCTGCACAAAATCGGCGTGGACACGCGTGGTTTCGTGAACAAGGACGTGCCGGTTATCTTCCGTGCCAACCTGCGTGATCCGGCCGGCTTCTTCATGGCGCAGAAATTCCCAATGCAAAACAAGGATATTATTTACGTATCGACGTCTGACTCCGTCGAGTTGTTGAAGTTCCTGACCATCTTGAACTCTGCGACATCGTCTGTATCCAATATTGCTGATACACGCAGAAGCGTCCGCGCGGACTAA
- a CDS encoding O-antigen ligase family protein produces MRPVPGSSSLSGEAGSFLPRQLRRVALACFILAMTVSLLSHGAVYPAASAVALLLLLLATLLAGVVEGIQKSNRRSVYWLLGLWWAIVLYSLVLAAPLPAFISGHPAWSALRDVGIEATKHFSPAPANVIEALVPIGIPFATALSALLLFKTDRDIDKTLQVFAFTGALFATVAIIQFSFFPKVLMFAEKRFYIGSLTAPFVNRNTAATFYGLTLVAQLCQFRIKALADMLRSGGPAKRSIPIANLLMISAAIVTFIALLLTNSRAGIFSTAVGVAIYVAGNIIVPAPAKPGMGFARSTTRTRGRQIIYALGGLVLVLMLFWLYGGRAALRAEIQGLDDGRFCILPGVWRAIGDNLWTGIGPGVFGVYFPAYRDPACGLGGFWELAHNFYLDGFLAFGLVFWIFIGAGIGILVVSCAEGLRNRRSRRPIVWAGIASSFIVAVHATLDFSIQIPGFSSWWALLIALVLTTCTGRTKYRSKLTK; encoded by the coding sequence ATGCGGCCAGTACCCGGTTCGTCGTCGCTTTCTGGCGAGGCAGGCTCGTTTTTGCCGCGCCAGCTGCGACGCGTCGCGCTTGCCTGTTTTATACTGGCGATGACGGTTTCCCTGCTGTCTCATGGGGCGGTGTACCCCGCGGCAAGCGCAGTTGCGTTGTTGCTGCTTTTGCTTGCTACACTGTTGGCTGGTGTCGTCGAGGGCATCCAGAAATCCAACAGGCGATCGGTCTACTGGCTATTGGGCCTATGGTGGGCGATTGTGCTTTACAGTCTCGTGCTTGCAGCGCCATTGCCCGCCTTCATATCAGGCCACCCGGCCTGGTCGGCTTTGCGCGACGTTGGTATTGAAGCCACGAAGCATTTTTCGCCTGCTCCAGCCAATGTGATTGAGGCCCTGGTTCCTATCGGTATTCCGTTCGCAACCGCATTGAGCGCTCTTCTTTTGTTCAAAACCGATCGCGACATTGATAAAACCTTGCAGGTGTTCGCGTTCACCGGAGCGTTGTTCGCCACTGTCGCCATCATCCAGTTTTCGTTCTTCCCCAAAGTACTGATGTTTGCCGAAAAGCGCTTCTACATCGGCAGTCTGACCGCGCCATTCGTGAACCGCAACACGGCTGCCACCTTTTATGGGTTGACGCTTGTCGCGCAGCTCTGTCAATTCCGGATCAAAGCGCTCGCGGACATGTTGCGCAGTGGAGGGCCGGCCAAGCGGAGCATACCGATCGCCAACCTCCTTATGATCAGTGCGGCAATCGTCACCTTCATTGCTTTGTTGTTGACGAACTCGAGAGCCGGGATCTTCTCAACCGCTGTAGGTGTGGCGATTTATGTTGCGGGCAACATAATTGTGCCTGCGCCGGCAAAACCCGGCATGGGGTTCGCCCGGTCAACGACGCGAACCCGTGGGCGCCAAATCATCTACGCATTGGGCGGATTGGTCCTGGTGCTCATGTTGTTTTGGCTCTATGGCGGCCGTGCTGCGCTGCGGGCCGAGATCCAGGGCCTGGACGACGGTCGTTTCTGTATTTTGCCAGGTGTCTGGCGCGCGATTGGTGACAATCTCTGGACCGGGATCGGACCTGGCGTCTTTGGTGTCTATTTCCCCGCCTATCGAGATCCGGCCTGCGGTTTGGGCGGCTTTTGGGAGCTTGCACACAACTTTTATCTCGATGGATTTCTTGCCTTCGGCCTAGTCTTCTGGATATTCATCGGTGCTGGCATCGGAATCCTTGTCGTCAGCTGCGCCGAAGGGCTCCGGAATCGCCGATCTCGCCGCCCGATTGTATGGGCCGGTATTGCCTCTTCTTTCATCGTCGCCGTGCATGCAACGCTTGATTTTTCTATCCAAATACCGGGTTTTTCGAGCTGGTGGGCTCTGTTAATAGCTTTGGTGCTCACGACGTGTACAGGACGCACAAAATATAGAAGCAAACTAACAAAATGA